A window of the Leucothrix mucor DSM 2157 genome harbors these coding sequences:
- a CDS encoding dienelactone hydrolase family protein has product MNQQPTPIKIPQEAFDWYDEYAHGGIDRRTFLDRLGKLAIAGLTISAVSGALLPNYALAEQVSFNDDDITASYEMFESPKGFGEGRGYLVKPKNLEGTAPVVLVVHENRGLNPYVEDVARRLAKQGFVAFAPDILYSLGGYPGNDDEGRSMQSSLDKAKVEEDFKAAASFLKKHPLSSGKLGVVGFCFGGYISNMLVAAMPDVIDAAVPFYGTPGPAELIPNIKSPIMLQFGELDKRVNATWPDYETALKANDVDYQAFVYKGVNHGFHNDSTARYDEEAAELAWSRTVEFFKKHLTA; this is encoded by the coding sequence ATGAACCAACAGCCCACCCCGATTAAAATCCCACAAGAAGCCTTTGATTGGTACGACGAATACGCCCACGGTGGCATTGATCGCCGCACGTTTTTAGACCGCCTTGGTAAGCTGGCAATTGCCGGACTCACCATCAGCGCAGTGTCTGGTGCCCTACTACCAAACTATGCACTGGCTGAGCAAGTGTCATTCAATGATGATGACATCACCGCAAGCTACGAAATGTTTGAGTCCCCGAAGGGCTTTGGTGAAGGCCGTGGCTATTTGGTCAAGCCTAAAAATTTAGAAGGCACAGCGCCAGTCGTCTTAGTCGTGCATGAAAACCGCGGTTTGAACCCCTATGTTGAAGACGTTGCACGTCGTTTGGCTAAGCAAGGTTTTGTCGCATTTGCACCAGACATTCTTTACTCGCTTGGTGGCTATCCTGGAAATGACGACGAAGGTCGTTCCATGCAGTCCTCATTAGATAAAGCAAAAGTTGAAGAAGACTTTAAAGCGGCAGCCTCATTCCTGAAAAAGCATCCATTAAGCAGCGGTAAGCTGGGCGTGGTTGGTTTCTGTTTTGGTGGTTACATCAGCAATATGCTGGTTGCCGCAATGCCGGATGTGATTGATGCAGCCGTACCGTTCTATGGTACGCCTGGTCCTGCTGAGCTGATTCCAAATATCAAAAGCCCTATCATGTTGCAATTTGGTGAGCTGGATAAGCGCGTTAACGCAACTTGGCCTGATTATGAAACAGCGTTGAAAGCCAATGACGTTGACTATCAAGCCTTTGTTTATAAAGGCGTGAATCATGGTTTCCATAATGATTCAACGGCTCGATACGATGAAGAGGCCGCAGAGCTGGCTTGGAGCCGCACGGTCGAGTTCTTTAAAAAGCATCTGACTGCTTAA